The genomic window GTCCTGATATCCGTAAGTATACAAAACACAGCTGCCCGAGACAAGATACTCAAGAAAACACAACCCTGGTTCAAACCAAGCGCCGGCAAGGGAAAAAATTTTTCTTCTTCGGATATCGTAACAAATCACAAgcgtaaagctttcacaactttAGCTCCTTTGAAGGCCCACGCATTTAATGGACCACAGCTTGAATCGGCAAAGCATTTCTGGACAATACGTTGACATAGCGGAAAGCGCATCTTGTAAAATCCTATAGAATAatctgacgtcaattgtggtaGCACCAAACTAATCTGGTTCCCTATATAAAGAGCACCAACTCCACGTGACTTGAGCCACAAGAAGTTCCTAAGAAGTTGACGAGAGCCTTCAACACTGTTGCTGCCTAAATAGCTAAGAAGTTACTCCAATGTCACGTTGCTTAATGATCTTGCTAAGGCCTTCGAGAACTGCGGTTCGAAAAACCGTGCAATCTGCACGTCAGATGGTGCTCCTATACAAGACATCTTGTAAACGTGTTGGGCTTACACTCGTCTCTctcaagacgaaaaaaaaaacaaacacaggcAAACTTTTTGTGATACTGCACGTCCTTGTATTCGGTTCCCTGAGCAGATACGCAAGTGCATCTCCCCTCATTGGAAGGATAACGCACATATCAGGACGGCTATTCGTCAAACACAAATTGCGACTTCTAGAGCATAGTGTCCGACGCGACTCGAAAGTGACGCTTGTAAGGCTTGGCCAAGACGAATTATAGAACTTCCAAAAGTTTGTGATACCAGAcagtccagttttgacaactatGGGCCAGTCGGAACCATTACTTTCAGAGTAAGTGCAAAAAAGCACGTTCTGCTTATTCTGGATGACCTGTACAGTAAGCTAGGAATGAGACCACGTGGTCAGTCAGAAGTACGTGGCGTAGGGCACATTTTCCAACCAGAAATCATCCAGTGCTTTGACAACTATGGTTACGCTTAGTTTCTGTATGTGGTTGCTTCGGTGGCACTGTACCAAGTTATCTATTCTGACTAGCAGTAGATCTCTTGCACAGATGCAAGGATCTCTTACACTAACGTCAGACTAGCCGCCATGTTGGAGGATCAGCACCGTGGTAAGTGATCAGATATTAAATTTAATCACTGGACTAACAAAAAAAAGCTAGCCATCTTTGATTATTGGGCTCGTAAGCTTGGTAGGCTTTTGAACGCGAGAAATGAACAAAGCCATCACATAGTGATTGGTTCACACGCCATATATTATGAAGACGGTTGCGTAAACTTCCTCATTGCCAACCGAAACGCACGCAAGCGAAACATCAAAGTGCAATACATCCAGTGACTCCACAAGCAGGCCAATAATTTTTTGCACGACACGTTTAGGAACTACGAGTCACGGTTTAGAGAGCGGCCCCGTCAGCCCCGGCCTCTAACATTAGTACAGACGTCTTCTAATCAAAACATACAAAACCATCACCAGATGGCGCAGCCGGACAGAGCCACATACGGCCTTGATGCCAGCGTTCTTTCGCACTGGGTGGTAAACGCGTTCACCATATTTGACAACATTACACAATGCAATGGCTTCACTGTTAGGTCCAGTATGGCGGTGGCGCTGTCAGTGGGTGTCACCACCCTGTGCGAAGGAGCGTTGACAGCGAGGTGCCTTGGGGCCACATAAAACGAACTCccgccgaaagaaaaaaaaacagcaacggATAGAAAGGGGGGAGGGTAATTTGATAACGCTTTGGTCAGTGTAGGTGCGGGTAGTCCCTGAGGTAGTCCTTGAGAGCCGCCGGAAGCGGCTCTACAGTCCTGCACGACGTAGACGACGTCGCTGCGGCAACCGAGGCGGCACTGCGGTTGAGCGCTATGCGGCACAGGTGCTGCAGAGACGCCGGCTGCCGGTACAGCGGCCTGGTCAGCACGATCGGCAAGTCCCGACGGCCGTGACCGTCCAGCCACACGCACATCTGTCCCTTGGCAGACCGGCTGAGTCGAACGTAGTGCTCCACTAGCGAAACGACGCACGAGAACCACGGCATGCTGGCCGCTAGGGCGTCCTCGCAGTCCAGCCGGAACTGTCCGCGCCAGTAGTGGATGCGGACGCTGGTGGGACCGCGTTCGGTCTGAACGCTCAGCGCGAACAGGAACCGATTGTCCGAACTGTCTCGCACCAGGAACGTGCCCACGGGTTGGCCGCGGAGCAACCGGCCCGCCTCTTCCCAAGACAGGCCCTCGTAGTAGTAGCCGCTCGTGCGAAGCGTCCGCAGGGCGTCCCGAACGCGGCTCAAGTCAGTGTCCACGTCGGACGCAGCGCCTGCCCCTAGCAGTGCACCGGTGGAAGGAGACAGGTGGGGAGGAGAAGGCTGGTTGCCAACGCGATGTTGTGACGTCGGAGAGGACGGAGCTTCCATGAGGCGTTCTTCCGGGACACCGGAAGTGGGCTTGCGTTCTTCCTCGTTCAGCGGGAAGCTGGTCTTTCCGGGATCTTGCGGCGAGGTCCAGCTGGGCGCCGACTTGACGCTCCAGCTGCACTTGCAGCAGCACCGGCACGACGCGGACGCCGTCGACGCTGGGTGGAGTTGGTTGGACTCTTGGGAGTCGGCGGAAGAGGCACAGATGG from Rhipicephalus microplus isolate Deutch F79 chromosome 7, USDA_Rmic, whole genome shotgun sequence includes these protein-coding regions:
- the LOC119180337 gene encoding uncharacterized protein LOC119180337 isoform X2; translated protein: MVVGGPTAISAEPVVSTRTASCASPCCCWCCPDLQVWSRTTLSGGGMWSAQLRSSPPPPHAAASQTGTAHGCAADKQAVILVAFPICASSADSQESNQLHPASTASASCRCCCKCSWSVKSAPSWTSPQDPGKTSFPLNEEERKPTSGVPEERLMEAPSSPTSQHRVGNQPSPPHLSPSTGALLGAGAASDVDTDLSRVRDALRTLRTSGYYYEGLSWEEAGRLLRGQPVGTFLVRDSSDNRFLFALSVQTERGPTSVRIHYWRGQFRLDCEDALAASMPWFSCVVSLVEHYVRLSRSAKGQMCVWLDGHGRRDLPIVLTRPLYRQPASLQHLCRIALNRSAASVAAATSSTSCRTVEPLPAALKDYLRDYPHLH
- the LOC119180337 gene encoding uncharacterized protein LOC119180337 isoform X1, whose amino-acid sequence is MCALCAPMKCADTKPRVSIADYGRICCSESAACSPSRRDAKRKCDVAFASDAALMTTNGLPVMVVGGPTAISAEPVVSTRTASCASPCCCWCCPDLQVWSRTTLSGGGMWSAQLRSSPPPPHAAASQTGTAHGCAADKQAVILVAFPICASSADSQESNQLHPASTASASCRCCCKCSWSVKSAPSWTSPQDPGKTSFPLNEEERKPTSGVPEERLMEAPSSPTSQHRVGNQPSPPHLSPSTGALLGAGAASDVDTDLSRVRDALRTLRTSGYYYEGLSWEEAGRLLRGQPVGTFLVRDSSDNRFLFALSVQTERGPTSVRIHYWRGQFRLDCEDALAASMPWFSCVVSLVEHYVRLSRSAKGQMCVWLDGHGRRDLPIVLTRPLYRQPASLQHLCRIALNRSAASVAAATSSTSCRTVEPLPAALKDYLRDYPHLH